In Hahella sp. HNIBRBA332, the genomic window TCAACCACTTATCTCCGTAGTTTCGGTTTTCGCATACGGGATCTCACAAACTATCAATCCCATTCTTCATTGCCTGGCCAAGGTTGAATCAAGACGCGCCTTGGGGGACACTGCTGCCTCCCGGCAGGAAAAGTGGGCGCATCAAACGAATAAGATCCTCATGCCGCTTCCCTGATTGAACTACCGACCTGACCGACAGGAGACATATCGTGAATCGCAAGAGCAGACTTGGACGACTTGCCGCCGCCCTTGTACTGGGCCTGTCCATCGCCACTCACGTCGCGGCCAAAGACAAGATCGTCGTCGCTTCCAAAATCGACACGGAAGGCTCCGTGCTCGGCAATATGATTCTGCTGCGGCTGGAAAAAGCCGGCTATGAAGTAGAAGATCGCATCCAACTGGGCGCCACCAAAATCGTCCGCACCGCGTTGATCAACGGCCAGATAGACGTTTATCCGGAATACACGGGTAATGCGGCGTTTTTCTTCGATATGGCGGACAGTCCTGTCTGGAAAGACCCCGCTAAAGCCTACGCCACCGCAAAAGAAAAAGATCTCGCCGCCAACAATCTAGTCTGGCTACATCCCGCTGACGCCAACAACACTTGGGCGATTAGCGTGCGCGGCGATTTGGCGCGAGAGCAAAAACTGGCGACTTTGGATGACCTTTCACGCTTTCTGAAAGATGGCGGAGAGATAAAGCTCGCCGCCAGCGCAGAATTTGTGGAGTCAGAATTCGCCCTGCCCGCCTTTCAGAAAGCTTACGGCTTTGAATTGAACGCCGATCAGCTGCTGGTATTATCCGGCGGC contains:
- a CDS encoding ABC transporter substrate-binding protein: MNRKSRLGRLAAALVLGLSIATHVAAKDKIVVASKIDTEGSVLGNMILLRLEKAGYEVEDRIQLGATKIVRTALINGQIDVYPEYTGNAAFFFDMADSPVWKDPAKAYATAKEKDLAANNLVWLHPADANNTWAISVRGDLAREQKLATLDDLSRFLKDGGEIKLAASAEFVESEFALPAFQKAYGFELNADQLLVLSGGNTAATIRAAALRTNGVNAAMAYGTDGGLSALDMVVLQDPRNVQPVYEPAAVIRGEVLKANPELGPMIDAIFQKLDLTTLQRLNADVAVNGLDPKEVAREFLKSAGLL